In the Pseudochaenichthys georgianus chromosome 1, fPseGeo1.2, whole genome shotgun sequence genome, one interval contains:
- the LOC117456764 gene encoding RING finger protein 122: MQPFQWCNGCLCGLGSQRSEHYCSMTSDIYHLPLNVYVIVLGIGLFVFMLSLIFCCYLFRLKQQGTREQFSYNEVVLKGASKKLSLLGQTCAVCLEEFRTRDELGVCPCSHAFHKKCLLKWLEIRSVCPMCNKPILRLHTDAPQGSEGPLDPEEV, from the exons ATGCAACCATTCCAATGGTGTAACG GATGCCTGTGTGGTTTGGGTTCTCAGCGCTCTGAACACTACTGCAGCATGACGTCTGACATCTATCACCTCCCGCTCAACGTATACGTCATTGTGCTGGGCATCGGCCTTTTTGTCTTTATGCTGAGCCTCATCTTCTGCTGCTACCTTTTCAG GTTGAAACAACAAGGAACAAGGGAGCAGTTCAGCTACAATGAG GTGGTGCTGAAGGGAGCCAGCAAGAAACTGAGCCTTCTCGGA CAAACCTGTGCAGTGTGTCTGGAAGAGTTCAGGACCAGAGATGAACTGGGAGTGTGCCCATGCTCACATGCATTTCACAAGAA GTGCCTGCTCAAGTGGCTGGAGATCCGCAGCGTCTGCCCCATGTGCAACAAACCCATCCTCCGGCTCCACACAGACGCTCCCCAGGGTTCAGAGGGTCCGCTGGATCCGGAGGAGGTGTGA